In Quercus robur chromosome 10, dhQueRobu3.1, whole genome shotgun sequence, a genomic segment contains:
- the LOC126702138 gene encoding pentatricopeptide repeat-containing protein At1g10910, chloroplastic isoform X1, with protein MMLGTGFELKQHTLFSPVSTMAFPTIPSASASAISFSQFQTKNKNNNVGKEATKSNSINQSSKVSVSVNKRRHSKSYLERQSAILQLQQASSQSHFDSALARLGGMLKVQDLNAVLRNFGTLGRWQDLSQLFEWMQQNGKINASSYSSYMKFMRKNLNPVKVMEIYNGIKDESAKNNVFICNSVLSCLVRNGKFDSSIKMFHQMKQDGLMPDVVTYSTLLAGCIKVKHGYSKALELVRELQHSGLHMDSVIYGTLLAICASHTKLEEAESYFNQMKDEGHSPNVFHYSSLLNAYSISGNYRKANELVQDMKSAGLVPNKVILTTLLKVYVRGGLFEKSGELLAELETLGYADEEMPYCLLMDGLAKAGRIDEAKSLFQEIKEKSIRSDGYAHSIMISAFCRGGLLEEAKQLARDFEATYDRYDLVMLNTMLCAYCRAGEMESAMQMLRKMDELAICPDYNTFSILIKFFCKERLYLLAYQTMEDMGSKGHHPEEELCSTLIFHLGKIKAHSEAFSVYNMLRHSKRTMCKALHEKILHILIAGGLLKDAYVVVKDNAGLISKPAVKKFATAFLKSGNINLINDVIKAIHGSGHKIDQELFQMAISRYIEQPEKKELLLQLLQWMPGQGYVVDSSTRNLILQNSQLFGRQLIAEILSKQHMVSKASRSCRETTN; from the exons ATGATGCTCGGCACTGGGTTTGAGCTTAAGCAGCATACGCTCTTCAGCCCCGTATCCACCATGGCTTTTCCTACAATTCCTTCAGCTTCAGCTTCAGCAATATCATTCTCCCaattccaaacaaaaaataaaaataataatgttggTAAAGAAGCAACTAAGTCAAATAGTATTAACCAAAGCAGCAAAGTTAGTGTTAGTGTTAATAAGAGACGCCACTCCAAGTCCTACTTGGAAAGGCAATCTGCTATTCTTCAACTTCAACAGGCCTCCTCTCAATCTCATTTCGACTCTGCTCTTGCAAG ATTAGGAGGGATGTTGAAGGTGCAAGACTTGAATGCCGTATTACGAAATTTTGGAACTCTAGGCAGATGGCAGGATCTTTCTCAG CTCTTTGAATGGATGCAACAAAATGGGAAGATAAATGCTTCATCTTATAGCAGTTATATGAAGTTCATGAGAAAGAACCTAAATCCTGTAAAGGTGATGGAGATATACAATGGCATTAAAGATGAATCAGCAAAAAACAATGTGTTCATATGTAATTCTGTTCTTAGTTGTCTGGTTAGGAATGGCAAGTTTGATAGCAGCATTAAAATGTTTCATCAGATGAAGCAGGATGGTTTAATGCCAGATGTTGTTACATATAGCACG CTGCTTGCAGGTTGCATCAAAGTTAAACATGGTTATTCTAAGGCATTAGAGCTGGTTCGGGAGCTTCAACATAGTGGGCTGCACATGGACAGTGTAATTTATGGGACACTTCTAGCTATTTGTGCTTCACATACTAAATTGGAAGAAGCAGAAAGCTATTTTAACCAGATGAAAGATGAAGGTCATTCGCCAAATGTGTTTCACTACAGTTCTTTGCTCAATGCTTACTCAATTAGTGGAAACTATAGAAAGGCCAACGAGTTGGTTCAAGATATGAAGTCTGCAGGGTTAGTACCAAATAAg GTAATTTTGACAACTTTATTAAAGGTATATGTTAGAGGAGGCTTATTTGAAAAATCAGGAGAACTATTGGCTGAACTGGAAACTTTGGGCTATGCTGATGAAGAG ATGCCATACTGTTTATTGATGGATGGCCTTGCTAAGGCTGGGCGTATAGATGAAGCTAAATCACTCTTTCAAGAAATAAAGGAGAAATCCATTAGATCTG ATGGCTATGCCCACAGCATCATGATCTCAGCATTTTGCCGGGGTGGGCTTTTGGAAGAGGCAAAGCAGTTGGCCAGGGATTTTGAAGCAACCTATGACAGATATGATTTGGTTATGTTGAACACAATGCTCTGTGCTTACTGCAGAGCAGGTGAAATGGAAAGCGCAATGCAAATGCTACGGAAAATGGATGAATTAGCAATCTGTCCTGATTATAATACTTTTAGTATCCTAATCAAATTTTTCTGTAAGGAGAGGTTATATCTGCTTGCTTATCAGACTATGGAAGACATGGGCAGTAAAGGTCACCACCCAGAGGAG GAACTTTGTTCTACATTAATATTTCATCTTGGTAAAATAAAAGCACATTCAGAAGCATTTTCTGTTTACAATATGTTGAGACATAGTAAGAGAACAATGTGCAAGGCTCTTCATGAGAAGATTCTGCACATTCTAATAGCAGGTGGGCTTCTCAAAGATGCCTATGTAGTAGTCAAG GACAATGCAGGTTTGATTTCTAAACCTGCAGTAAAGAAATTTGCGACTGCATTTTTGAAGTCAGGAAACATCAACTTGATAAATGATGTTATAAAGGCCATCCATGGTTCTGGCCACAAGATTGATCAG GAATTATTTCAGATGGCAATATCGCGTTATATTGAGCAACCTGAAAAGAAGGAATTGCTTCTACAACTGTTACAATGGATGCCAGGTCAAGGTTATGTTGTTGATTCATCTACGAGAAACCTTATCCTCCAGAACTCACAGTTATTCGGTCGCcaactaattgctgaaatattGTCCAAGCAGCATATGGTATCAAAAGCATCGAGATCTTGTAGGGAAACTACCAATTAA
- the LOC126702138 gene encoding pentatricopeptide repeat-containing protein At1g10910, chloroplastic isoform X2: MMLGTGFELKQHTLFSPVSTMAFPTIPSASASAISFSQFQTKNKNNNVGKEATKSNSINQSSKVSVSVNKRRHSKSYLERQSAILQLQQASSQSHFDSALARLGGMLKVQDLNAVLRNFGTLGRWQDLSQLFEWMQQNGKINASSYSSYMKFMRKNLNPVKMKQDGLMPDVVTYSTLLAGCIKVKHGYSKALELVRELQHSGLHMDSVIYGTLLAICASHTKLEEAESYFNQMKDEGHSPNVFHYSSLLNAYSISGNYRKANELVQDMKSAGLVPNKVILTTLLKVYVRGGLFEKSGELLAELETLGYADEEMPYCLLMDGLAKAGRIDEAKSLFQEIKEKSIRSDGYAHSIMISAFCRGGLLEEAKQLARDFEATYDRYDLVMLNTMLCAYCRAGEMESAMQMLRKMDELAICPDYNTFSILIKFFCKERLYLLAYQTMEDMGSKGHHPEEELCSTLIFHLGKIKAHSEAFSVYNMLRHSKRTMCKALHEKILHILIAGGLLKDAYVVVKDNAGLISKPAVKKFATAFLKSGNINLINDVIKAIHGSGHKIDQELFQMAISRYIEQPEKKELLLQLLQWMPGQGYVVDSSTRNLILQNSQLFGRQLIAEILSKQHMVSKASRSCRETTN, from the exons ATGATGCTCGGCACTGGGTTTGAGCTTAAGCAGCATACGCTCTTCAGCCCCGTATCCACCATGGCTTTTCCTACAATTCCTTCAGCTTCAGCTTCAGCAATATCATTCTCCCaattccaaacaaaaaataaaaataataatgttggTAAAGAAGCAACTAAGTCAAATAGTATTAACCAAAGCAGCAAAGTTAGTGTTAGTGTTAATAAGAGACGCCACTCCAAGTCCTACTTGGAAAGGCAATCTGCTATTCTTCAACTTCAACAGGCCTCCTCTCAATCTCATTTCGACTCTGCTCTTGCAAG ATTAGGAGGGATGTTGAAGGTGCAAGACTTGAATGCCGTATTACGAAATTTTGGAACTCTAGGCAGATGGCAGGATCTTTCTCAG CTCTTTGAATGGATGCAACAAAATGGGAAGATAAATGCTTCATCTTATAGCAGTTATATGAAGTTCATGAGAAAGAACCTAAATCCTGTAAAG ATGAAGCAGGATGGTTTAATGCCAGATGTTGTTACATATAGCACG CTGCTTGCAGGTTGCATCAAAGTTAAACATGGTTATTCTAAGGCATTAGAGCTGGTTCGGGAGCTTCAACATAGTGGGCTGCACATGGACAGTGTAATTTATGGGACACTTCTAGCTATTTGTGCTTCACATACTAAATTGGAAGAAGCAGAAAGCTATTTTAACCAGATGAAAGATGAAGGTCATTCGCCAAATGTGTTTCACTACAGTTCTTTGCTCAATGCTTACTCAATTAGTGGAAACTATAGAAAGGCCAACGAGTTGGTTCAAGATATGAAGTCTGCAGGGTTAGTACCAAATAAg GTAATTTTGACAACTTTATTAAAGGTATATGTTAGAGGAGGCTTATTTGAAAAATCAGGAGAACTATTGGCTGAACTGGAAACTTTGGGCTATGCTGATGAAGAG ATGCCATACTGTTTATTGATGGATGGCCTTGCTAAGGCTGGGCGTATAGATGAAGCTAAATCACTCTTTCAAGAAATAAAGGAGAAATCCATTAGATCTG ATGGCTATGCCCACAGCATCATGATCTCAGCATTTTGCCGGGGTGGGCTTTTGGAAGAGGCAAAGCAGTTGGCCAGGGATTTTGAAGCAACCTATGACAGATATGATTTGGTTATGTTGAACACAATGCTCTGTGCTTACTGCAGAGCAGGTGAAATGGAAAGCGCAATGCAAATGCTACGGAAAATGGATGAATTAGCAATCTGTCCTGATTATAATACTTTTAGTATCCTAATCAAATTTTTCTGTAAGGAGAGGTTATATCTGCTTGCTTATCAGACTATGGAAGACATGGGCAGTAAAGGTCACCACCCAGAGGAG GAACTTTGTTCTACATTAATATTTCATCTTGGTAAAATAAAAGCACATTCAGAAGCATTTTCTGTTTACAATATGTTGAGACATAGTAAGAGAACAATGTGCAAGGCTCTTCATGAGAAGATTCTGCACATTCTAATAGCAGGTGGGCTTCTCAAAGATGCCTATGTAGTAGTCAAG GACAATGCAGGTTTGATTTCTAAACCTGCAGTAAAGAAATTTGCGACTGCATTTTTGAAGTCAGGAAACATCAACTTGATAAATGATGTTATAAAGGCCATCCATGGTTCTGGCCACAAGATTGATCAG GAATTATTTCAGATGGCAATATCGCGTTATATTGAGCAACCTGAAAAGAAGGAATTGCTTCTACAACTGTTACAATGGATGCCAGGTCAAGGTTATGTTGTTGATTCATCTACGAGAAACCTTATCCTCCAGAACTCACAGTTATTCGGTCGCcaactaattgctgaaatattGTCCAAGCAGCATATGGTATCAAAAGCATCGAGATCTTGTAGGGAAACTACCAATTAA
- the LOC126702138 gene encoding pentatricopeptide repeat-containing protein At1g10910, chloroplastic isoform X3, translating into MQQNGKINASSYSSYMKFMRKNLNPVKVMEIYNGIKDESAKNNVFICNSVLSCLVRNGKFDSSIKMFHQMKQDGLMPDVVTYSTLLAGCIKVKHGYSKALELVRELQHSGLHMDSVIYGTLLAICASHTKLEEAESYFNQMKDEGHSPNVFHYSSLLNAYSISGNYRKANELVQDMKSAGLVPNKVILTTLLKVYVRGGLFEKSGELLAELETLGYADEEMPYCLLMDGLAKAGRIDEAKSLFQEIKEKSIRSDGYAHSIMISAFCRGGLLEEAKQLARDFEATYDRYDLVMLNTMLCAYCRAGEMESAMQMLRKMDELAICPDYNTFSILIKFFCKERLYLLAYQTMEDMGSKGHHPEEELCSTLIFHLGKIKAHSEAFSVYNMLRHSKRTMCKALHEKILHILIAGGLLKDAYVVVKDNAGLISKPAVKKFATAFLKSGNINLINDVIKAIHGSGHKIDQELFQMAISRYIEQPEKKELLLQLLQWMPGQGYVVDSSTRNLILQNSQLFGRQLIAEILSKQHMVSKASRSCRETTN; encoded by the exons ATGCAACAAAATGGGAAGATAAATGCTTCATCTTATAGCAGTTATATGAAGTTCATGAGAAAGAACCTAAATCCTGTAAAGGTGATGGAGATATACAATGGCATTAAAGATGAATCAGCAAAAAACAATGTGTTCATATGTAATTCTGTTCTTAGTTGTCTGGTTAGGAATGGCAAGTTTGATAGCAGCATTAAAATGTTTCATCAGATGAAGCAGGATGGTTTAATGCCAGATGTTGTTACATATAGCACG CTGCTTGCAGGTTGCATCAAAGTTAAACATGGTTATTCTAAGGCATTAGAGCTGGTTCGGGAGCTTCAACATAGTGGGCTGCACATGGACAGTGTAATTTATGGGACACTTCTAGCTATTTGTGCTTCACATACTAAATTGGAAGAAGCAGAAAGCTATTTTAACCAGATGAAAGATGAAGGTCATTCGCCAAATGTGTTTCACTACAGTTCTTTGCTCAATGCTTACTCAATTAGTGGAAACTATAGAAAGGCCAACGAGTTGGTTCAAGATATGAAGTCTGCAGGGTTAGTACCAAATAAg GTAATTTTGACAACTTTATTAAAGGTATATGTTAGAGGAGGCTTATTTGAAAAATCAGGAGAACTATTGGCTGAACTGGAAACTTTGGGCTATGCTGATGAAGAG ATGCCATACTGTTTATTGATGGATGGCCTTGCTAAGGCTGGGCGTATAGATGAAGCTAAATCACTCTTTCAAGAAATAAAGGAGAAATCCATTAGATCTG ATGGCTATGCCCACAGCATCATGATCTCAGCATTTTGCCGGGGTGGGCTTTTGGAAGAGGCAAAGCAGTTGGCCAGGGATTTTGAAGCAACCTATGACAGATATGATTTGGTTATGTTGAACACAATGCTCTGTGCTTACTGCAGAGCAGGTGAAATGGAAAGCGCAATGCAAATGCTACGGAAAATGGATGAATTAGCAATCTGTCCTGATTATAATACTTTTAGTATCCTAATCAAATTTTTCTGTAAGGAGAGGTTATATCTGCTTGCTTATCAGACTATGGAAGACATGGGCAGTAAAGGTCACCACCCAGAGGAG GAACTTTGTTCTACATTAATATTTCATCTTGGTAAAATAAAAGCACATTCAGAAGCATTTTCTGTTTACAATATGTTGAGACATAGTAAGAGAACAATGTGCAAGGCTCTTCATGAGAAGATTCTGCACATTCTAATAGCAGGTGGGCTTCTCAAAGATGCCTATGTAGTAGTCAAG GACAATGCAGGTTTGATTTCTAAACCTGCAGTAAAGAAATTTGCGACTGCATTTTTGAAGTCAGGAAACATCAACTTGATAAATGATGTTATAAAGGCCATCCATGGTTCTGGCCACAAGATTGATCAG GAATTATTTCAGATGGCAATATCGCGTTATATTGAGCAACCTGAAAAGAAGGAATTGCTTCTACAACTGTTACAATGGATGCCAGGTCAAGGTTATGTTGTTGATTCATCTACGAGAAACCTTATCCTCCAGAACTCACAGTTATTCGGTCGCcaactaattgctgaaatattGTCCAAGCAGCATATGGTATCAAAAGCATCGAGATCTTGTAGGGAAACTACCAATTAA